Proteins from one Pontibacter korlensis genomic window:
- a CDS encoding TonB-dependent receptor, whose amino-acid sequence MILIRYSFTILVFLLMLLPQALLAQELLSGYVLRADTEQPLQGVTITAGTGEQGISNENGYFSLAVSTSPKRIVFSYVGYKTEVLLNPSTEQELRVLLQPGAANLQEVVITGYETNRPLLQTAGAVSYIEREVIERFDESSIVRAVNMVPGVRMEERAPASYRISIRGSSLRSPYGIRNVKLYYNGIPFTEANGTTALNLMDPSNIGSIEVLKGPTASIYGAGTGGTVLLEPRRAAPGEESLEVGAIVGSYGFRRYTATARVGAERSNILVQYAKQEYDGHRQQSAVDREVLLLTSEFKPSDKRTLSANLIYSDLYYELPGGLTQEQYAEDPSQARGGMFGSVAQNASMNQKSIHVGLKQEYSFNASLRNTTSLYGLHRFRNHPFNTDYERNTNQEFGGRTSFAYDTQLGGIGATFTAGGEFQRGFEAARTYDNNGGNVGDLRTDDEVVAKSGFAFAQAEFELPANFIATAALSLNDTKYEITRLHQVNSGNYTYNRNLEAVLSPRISLLKQLTDQVSVHANISSGFSPPTEEEILTSDGQLNEELEAEKGTNYETGIRGFALKGKLNFDVVGYYFRLKETIVSRQDVSSVAIFRNVGNTDQKGVEASLCYTLLDEPTQQLSQLKVWGSYTYSHFRFDEYQQDEDDYSGNKLTGVAPHAATAGLDFNTRFGLYFNLTANYSDEIPMNDENTVYADSYVVAGARLGLKRQLGQHFGLELFTGVDNVTDEKYSLGNDLNAFGGRFFQPAPGRNYYGGVRLKYTL is encoded by the coding sequence ATGATTTTAATACGCTACAGCTTTACCATTCTTGTCTTTTTACTGATGTTATTACCACAAGCTCTGCTGGCACAGGAGCTGCTAAGTGGCTATGTGTTGCGTGCTGATACAGAGCAGCCGCTGCAGGGTGTAACAATTACTGCCGGTACAGGAGAACAAGGCATCAGCAACGAAAACGGTTATTTTAGCCTGGCAGTCTCTACTTCTCCAAAGCGCATTGTTTTTAGCTACGTTGGCTATAAAACGGAAGTGCTGCTTAACCCTAGCACGGAGCAGGAGCTGAGAGTACTGCTGCAACCTGGTGCGGCAAACCTTCAGGAGGTGGTAATCACCGGTTATGAAACTAACAGGCCACTGCTGCAAACGGCGGGTGCGGTGAGTTATATAGAGCGGGAGGTAATAGAGCGGTTTGATGAAAGCTCTATTGTGCGTGCCGTAAATATGGTGCCGGGGGTACGGATGGAAGAAAGAGCACCTGCCAGCTACCGTATTTCAATTAGAGGAAGCTCATTGCGGTCTCCTTATGGCATACGAAACGTGAAGCTATACTACAATGGTATCCCGTTTACAGAGGCTAATGGAACAACGGCTTTAAACTTGATGGATCCGTCCAACATAGGAAGTATAGAAGTACTGAAGGGCCCAACTGCCAGTATCTATGGTGCTGGAACAGGGGGCACGGTTTTATTGGAGCCACGAAGAGCAGCACCTGGCGAAGAATCTCTGGAGGTTGGTGCCATTGTGGGCTCTTATGGCTTTAGGCGCTATACTGCTACAGCACGTGTAGGAGCCGAGAGGAGCAATATTCTTGTACAGTATGCCAAACAGGAGTATGATGGCCACAGGCAACAGTCTGCAGTTGACCGGGAAGTTCTGTTGCTAACTTCAGAGTTTAAGCCATCAGATAAGCGTACACTCTCTGCTAACCTAATATACTCAGACTTGTACTACGAGCTACCAGGCGGACTAACGCAGGAGCAGTATGCTGAAGACCCTAGCCAGGCACGCGGGGGTATGTTCGGGAGCGTAGCTCAGAATGCTTCAATGAACCAGAAAAGCATACATGTTGGCCTGAAGCAGGAGTATAGCTTTAACGCTAGCTTACGAAATACTACTTCACTTTATGGTTTGCACCGGTTCAGAAACCATCCCTTTAACACCGATTACGAGCGTAATACAAACCAGGAGTTTGGTGGCCGTACCAGTTTTGCCTATGATACACAGCTTGGAGGTATAGGCGCCACCTTTACAGCAGGAGGGGAGTTTCAGCGCGGGTTTGAGGCTGCTCGCACCTACGACAATAATGGCGGCAACGTAGGAGACCTACGTACTGATGATGAGGTAGTGGCGAAATCAGGCTTTGCATTTGCGCAGGCAGAATTTGAGCTGCCTGCTAACTTTATCGCCACTGCCGCCCTTAGCCTGAACGATACCAAGTATGAAATCACGCGCCTGCACCAGGTTAACAGCGGTAACTATACTTATAACCGCAATCTTGAGGCTGTGCTGTCGCCAAGAATCTCTCTGCTGAAGCAGCTGACTGATCAGGTGTCAGTACATGCCAACATAAGCTCAGGCTTCTCTCCTCCAACTGAGGAGGAAATCCTGACGTCAGACGGACAATTGAATGAGGAACTGGAAGCGGAAAAAGGCACGAACTATGAAACAGGCATCAGAGGCTTCGCATTGAAAGGAAAACTTAACTTCGATGTGGTGGGCTACTATTTCAGGCTTAAAGAAACTATTGTTAGCAGGCAGGATGTGTCTAGTGTGGCCATTTTTCGTAACGTGGGCAACACAGACCAGAAAGGTGTGGAGGCAAGTCTCTGCTATACTTTGCTAGACGAACCAACACAGCAGCTGAGCCAGTTAAAAGTATGGGGAAGCTACACCTATAGCCATTTTCGTTTCGATGAGTATCAGCAGGATGAAGATGATTACTCGGGCAACAAGCTTACCGGAGTGGCACCCCATGCAGCAACTGCAGGTTTAGACTTCAATACCCGCTTCGGTTTATACTTTAACCTGACTGCCAACTACTCTGATGAGATTCCAATGAACGATGAGAATACCGTTTATGCTGACAGCTATGTAGTGGCTGGAGCCAGGCTAGGCCTAAAACGTCAGTTGGGTCAGCACTTTGGGCTGGAGCTCTTTACAGGAGTTGACAACGTGACAGACGAGAAGTACAGCTTAGGTAATGATCTAAACGCTTTTGGCGGGCGCTTCTTTCAGCCAGCGCCGGGCCGCAACTACTATGGTGGCGTGCGTTTAAAGTATACTCTATAG
- a CDS encoding OmpA family protein, translated as MKLNYIPLYIVAAAVLGFSPVAQGQSALRKADKLYDNYEFALAIPAYKEAIQKRKPALQTLERVATAYRLTRQTPEAEVWYAKVVATDGRPPMNLYYYAEALRSNGKYAEAKEQYMQWGEEMPEHAERAQKLMEAIDQAVRLMKKPAVAEVTPLTTLNNGQAADFSPMQYGSNGIIFSSDRGVPKDGKEAKVFGWTGRPYLQLFVAQQNGEGDYGRPEPLQEVINADYHNATASAAKDGGKLYFTRTKMVPALDNANADPTSWVEKNTNQNLINRLEIYTADKQGGSWSNVQPFSYNKVEEYSVGHPAVSPDGEVLYFASDMPGGFGDTDIYYSLRQPDGTWGTPVNAGAIVNTSGRESFPYVDANGKLYFASEGHVGMGGMDIFSAEGERGNWRDVKNLGYPINTPKNDYGIMFTEPGVRGLLSSNRDSQNGTEDIFAFKILQKPVVLAITTLGRYQNDKKKTVQDPLPNTRILMSQKNSKDSTVVITDEKAQSFADARAGNAYTFAGSKIGFLKMESSLEVPASAPDTVQVALIFDKNEVEKAIVLDNIYYDLDKAEIRPDAARELDKLVTLLKNNPSIEIEMGSHTDSRESHLYNQNLSERRAKAAVDYLVSKGIERSRLTAKGYGKTRLVNKCADGVQCPEEEHQKNRRTEFTIKKN; from the coding sequence ATGAAATTGAATTATATACCCTTATACATTGTAGCTGCTGCTGTGCTAGGCTTTTCGCCTGTGGCACAAGGCCAGTCGGCACTGCGCAAGGCAGATAAGCTTTACGATAATTATGAGTTTGCGCTGGCTATTCCAGCATACAAAGAAGCTATACAAAAACGCAAGCCAGCACTGCAGACCTTAGAGCGTGTGGCAACAGCCTACCGGTTAACCCGCCAGACACCAGAGGCTGAGGTATGGTATGCAAAGGTTGTGGCTACAGATGGCCGCCCGCCAATGAATCTGTACTACTACGCTGAAGCACTGCGCAGCAATGGCAAGTATGCCGAAGCCAAAGAGCAGTATATGCAGTGGGGAGAGGAGATGCCGGAGCATGCAGAACGCGCTCAAAAGCTGATGGAGGCTATAGACCAGGCCGTGCGCTTGATGAAAAAGCCTGCAGTAGCAGAGGTAACGCCACTGACTACTCTAAATAATGGGCAAGCTGCTGACTTCAGCCCGATGCAGTACGGTAGCAACGGCATTATCTTCTCATCTGACCGTGGTGTTCCAAAAGATGGCAAGGAGGCTAAAGTGTTTGGCTGGACAGGCCGCCCTTACCTGCAGCTATTTGTAGCGCAGCAGAACGGGGAAGGCGATTATGGCAGGCCGGAGCCACTACAGGAAGTAATCAATGCAGATTACCACAATGCAACGGCCTCTGCTGCAAAGGACGGAGGTAAGTTATACTTTACCCGCACTAAAATGGTGCCGGCTCTTGATAATGCCAATGCTGACCCAACCAGTTGGGTAGAGAAGAATACCAACCAGAATCTGATTAACCGCTTAGAGATATACACTGCAGACAAGCAGGGAGGTAGCTGGAGTAATGTGCAGCCCTTCTCTTACAACAAGGTAGAGGAGTACTCAGTAGGTCATCCGGCTGTTTCGCCAGATGGTGAGGTGCTGTACTTTGCATCTGACATGCCAGGTGGCTTTGGAGATACTGATATTTACTATAGCCTGCGCCAACCTGATGGTACCTGGGGTACGCCAGTAAATGCTGGTGCTATCGTGAACACCAGTGGTCGCGAAAGCTTCCCGTATGTAGATGCCAACGGTAAACTATACTTTGCATCCGAAGGACATGTAGGCATGGGCGGTATGGATATCTTCTCGGCAGAGGGAGAGCGTGGTAACTGGCGCGATGTGAAGAACCTTGGTTACCCGATCAACACGCCGAAAAACGATTATGGCATTATGTTTACCGAGCCTGGTGTGCGTGGCCTGCTGTCGTCTAACCGCGACTCACAAAACGGCACGGAAGACATCTTTGCATTCAAGATATTGCAGAAGCCAGTGGTGCTAGCCATTACTACTCTGGGTCGTTATCAGAACGACAAGAAGAAAACGGTTCAAGATCCTCTGCCAAACACAAGAATTCTGATGAGCCAGAAGAACTCAAAAGATTCGACGGTGGTTATTACAGATGAGAAGGCACAGAGTTTTGCAGATGCCCGTGCAGGTAACGCTTATACTTTTGCTGGCTCTAAAATCGGCTTCCTTAAAATGGAATCTAGTTTAGAGGTTCCTGCTTCAGCTCCCGATACTGTACAGGTAGCGCTGATCTTCGACAAGAATGAAGTGGAAAAAGCGATCGTGTTAGATAACATCTACTATGATCTGGATAAAGCCGAAATTCGTCCGGATGCAGCTAGAGAGCTGGATAAACTCGTGACCTTGCTCAAGAATAACCCTAGTATAGAAATCGAGATGGGTTCACATACCGATAGCCGTGAAAGCCATCTGTATAACCAGAACCTGTCTGAAAGAAGGGCAAAAGCAGCCGTGGATTACCTGGTGTCTAAAGGCATCGAAAGAAGCCGCCTGACAGCCAAAGGCTACGGCAAAACAAGGTTGGTGAACAAATGTGCTGACGGAGTACAGTGTCCTGAAGAAGAGCACCAGAAGAACCGTCGTACCGAGTTCACAATCAAAAAGAATTAA
- a CDS encoding DUF4136 domain-containing protein: MKADRLYILLLVLLTLASCSRIPQQNRQFSYDPTVNFTQFRTFNWYRAEVPKPIAGGSGPQFNLLLDQKIKEAIASELVKDGLRPEAENPDLLIAYDLAIDTSQINTTDYSFPEGFGYGYSYWFGYRFRYTTDNLPNYTPIQSFPTGTLVIDIIDPDTNQLLWRGHAEAGLNPSSQDVERINVAVANIMSEFPPITGRRR; this comes from the coding sequence ATGAAAGCAGACCGCCTTTATATTTTGCTTCTGGTACTGTTAACCCTTGCTAGTTGCTCCCGAATTCCGCAACAAAACAGACAGTTCTCCTACGACCCGACTGTTAATTTCACGCAGTTCCGGACGTTTAACTGGTACAGGGCAGAAGTTCCTAAGCCAATTGCAGGCGGATCAGGACCTCAATTCAACCTACTGCTCGATCAGAAAATTAAAGAAGCAATTGCCAGTGAGCTGGTAAAAGACGGCTTACGCCCTGAGGCAGAAAACCCTGACCTTCTTATTGCCTACGACCTGGCCATAGATACCAGCCAGATTAACACCACCGACTATAGTTTTCCTGAGGGGTTTGGCTATGGCTACAGTTATTGGTTTGGTTATCGCTTCCGATACACTACTGATAATTTGCCTAACTACACTCCTATCCAGAGCTTTCCTACCGGCACCTTGGTTATCGACATAATTGACCCTGATACAAATCAATTACTTTGGAGAGGACATGCAGAAGCAGGCCTGAACCCAAGTTCACAGGATGTAGAGCGAATAAATGTAGCCGTAGCTAACATTATGTCTGAGTTTCCACCCATCACGGGCAGACGTCGCTAA
- a CDS encoding type IX secretion system membrane protein PorP/SprF, with the protein MKMRICYLLLALLLTTAASAQQNPQYSQYIFNGMAINPAYTGSKNVLNVNAFHRSQWTGVEGAPKTQSLAVDGVVANDRLGLGVHLTRDEIGAHITTSAYANVAVKLQVSEKAIFSLGLAPGLVQHTVDGSKFGIIDDPTIPTGKETTIKPDVKIGAYFHTDRFYAGFSGSDLLQFNDMDQVEPERHYYFTAGYVMDLSPLVKLKPSLLVKEDFHAPTSMDLNAFILLADRLWLGSSYRTSMNVFNDAEMGDVEKRTAVAFIGELQVLKQLRLGYSYDKMLNGYSNQSTHEVSVGYYFFRKKETKMMTPQYF; encoded by the coding sequence AAAATGAGAATATGTTACCTGTTGCTGGCCCTGTTGCTCACTACGGCTGCAAGCGCTCAGCAGAACCCACAGTACTCGCAGTATATTTTTAACGGCATGGCCATTAACCCGGCATATACCGGTAGCAAAAACGTGCTGAATGTTAATGCCTTTCACCGCTCGCAATGGACGGGCGTGGAAGGCGCTCCAAAAACACAGTCACTGGCTGTGGATGGAGTGGTAGCAAACGACAGGCTTGGCCTGGGTGTTCACTTAACTCGTGATGAGATTGGCGCTCACATAACTACCAGCGCTTACGCTAACGTTGCCGTGAAACTGCAGGTAAGCGAGAAGGCGATCTTTAGCCTGGGCTTGGCTCCTGGTTTGGTGCAGCACACAGTAGATGGCAGCAAGTTTGGTATTATTGACGATCCGACCATCCCTACAGGTAAAGAAACTACCATCAAGCCGGATGTGAAGATTGGAGCGTACTTCCACACAGACCGTTTCTATGCTGGCTTTTCAGGCTCAGACCTGTTGCAGTTCAATGACATGGATCAGGTGGAGCCAGAGCGCCACTATTACTTTACTGCAGGATATGTGATGGACTTAAGCCCGCTTGTAAAACTGAAGCCAAGCCTATTGGTGAAGGAAGATTTTCATGCGCCAACAAGCATGGACCTTAACGCCTTTATTTTACTGGCAGACCGCCTGTGGCTAGGTAGCTCTTACCGTACCAGCATGAATGTTTTCAACGATGCGGAGATGGGTGATGTGGAAAAACGTACAGCGGTAGCCTTTATAGGTGAATTGCAAGTGCTGAAGCAGCTGCGCCTTGGCTATTCCTACGATAAAATGTTGAACGGATACAGTAACCAAAGCACACACGAGGTATCAGTTGGTTACTATTTCTTCCGTAAGAAGGAGACCAAAATGATGACGCCGCAGTACTTTTAA